The DNA window CAGCACCGCGACGACGGCGGGCGCAGCCATCGCCAGCGCGATCGAAAAGGGCAGTTGCAGGAACAAGGTACCGCGCAGCATCTTGCCGAGCGCGCCAGCCGCCGCCGCGCGATCCTCGCTTGCCATCATGCGCACGATCTTGGGATAGAGCACGGTCGTCAGGCTTGCGGTGACCAGACCGGGGAGGAGGGAGACGAGGCGCGTGCCATATTCCATCGCCGCGACGGTGCCGGTGGGCAGCTGCGTGGCAAAGGCGAAATCGATCATCACCGTCACCTGAAAGAAGGCGAACATGGCCAGCGCCGAACCGATACGGCCGCGCGGCGAGGCTTTGACGGGTGCAGCAGGCTCATCAGGGGTTTCGAGGTTCGCCAGCCGCCGATGCATCACCAGCGCGCCGCCCGCCAATAGCGAGAGAGAGACCAGCCCGGCGCCCAGCATCGTCCAGCCCACCGCCAGAATGGCGAAGGGCGGCACGAGGAAAAAGAGAAAAAGGATCAGCAACAGCCGCTGAAAGGCGCGGGCCGATTCGCCGAAGAAGAATACGCCGCGCGCCGCCAGATAAGTGAGCAGCAACGCGGAGAGAACCGCGATGGGCAGCAGCGGGATCAGGATGGCGAGAATGGTCGATCCGATCGCCAACCGCTCGCCCGCGAAACCCGGCGCGAACAAGCCGATGATCGGGGCCGGAAACAGGATCGCCACCAGCGGCACCAGCAGCATCGCGCCGATCACCCAGAGCACGGGGCGCGGCAGGGTACGCCAGCTCGGCCGCTGCCCGCGATCGATGCTAAGTGCGATGGATGGCATTGCGAGCTGCTGCACCAACTGCTTCACCAGCTCCGTCATGCCTACCGTCGCCCGCCGCGCCATGAAAAAGGCATCGAGCTGCGCGCCCGCGCCGAAGCGGTTCGCGAGCAGGATCGCGACCAGGAAGCTGAGCGCGGTGTCGAACCCGCGCACCAGGAAGATGCCGATGGTCGAACGCGCCATCGCCCTGCGACCGGATGACGGGCGCGGCGCTGCTGTAACGGGTTCGCTCATCCGCGGCGAAGGCGGGGCCGGTTCCACGCCGGCGGAACGCGCGATCCGCGATAGCGCCGACGCGATTGCAGATTGAGGCCGAACAGCCGCGTTTCCACCATCAACTCCCCGGTCTCTTCGAAACCGATGCCAGCCTGTGCGCGGTAGCTCGTTTCATTGCCAATATCGCAATAGTTGAAGACACGGGTCACAGCGCGCGCGTTCATCTGGCGCAAACCGAATGCCGCCAGCAGCCGAGCCACGCTGCGGTCACGGTGCTGATGGTCTACCATCATGCCGAAAGCATAGGCTTCGCCTTCGGGCACCGTGACGAACAGCCTGCTGTTCGGATCATGAAAATCTTCGGTAGAGGCCCAGATGCAGGCGATTGCCTGTCCATCCGCCAGCGCGAACATCCCAATTCGTCCGTCTTCCAGCAGGCCTGCGAAATCGGCACATCGATGAGCCAGCCATCCGCTGAGGGGAGGAACGGCATCACCGCGCGTCAGCTCGACCAGCTTCACGCCGTCCGGCACCGGCGTTGCGTCGGCAGGCGGCAGATCGTCGGTGCGGCGGGCCAGGATGAACGACAGCTCCTGCCGGAAAACATGGTCGCGAATTGCCTTTGCCGCCATACCGCGCAGACCCAGCTTGCGCAGATTGGCGGCCATATGCTGCAACCGGCCGCTCCGTTCGGGCAAGGCGCCGTTCTCGCTCATTTCAGGACCGAGCGGACGAGCTGGCGCGATGTAAAGAGCAGACTGTGTGCCACCGGCTTCAGCGCGATGCTGTGCATCGGCAGCATTACCCGCCGGTGCGGGCGGAACGCATTCTTGAACTGCATCCGGCCCTTTTCGCCCGGATCGGACGGCTCGTCGATCGGCACGCCGGCCAGATCATATCCCACGCATCCCGATGCCCGCGCACGCCGCATCGCTTCCCACAGGAGGAGGTAATTGCTGGGGATCTTCGGTTCGGCATCGGTGCTCGCCAGGGTCAACCAGATCGCCTCGCCGCCCTGATGGACATAGGATGCCGCGCCCAGAAGCACGCCGTCCTTTTCGGCCAGCAGCATGGCCCCGCCAAGCTCCTCGATCAGCCCCGCCTGCGCCTTTGCATCCGGCGTCGACGACATTTCATAAGCCGGGCGATTTGCATCAAAGATATCGAGCGCGCGCTGGAAAGCGGCGATATCGGCCTCGCTTTCCACCGCACGCACCTGAACCCCGGCCTTGGCGGCCGCCTTCAGCTTGCGCCGTCCGCTCTGGCCGAAGCCTGCAAGAATGTCGTCCTCCGGCTTGTCCAGCCAGACGATACCGGTCGCGACGTGGAGCGATTGCTGTGATGCGGGCAGCGGGGTGGCTCCGGCGGCGCGCATCGCCTCCGCCTTCACTGGAAGATCGCGGCCACGCACGCGCGGTGCCAGCTGCCACGTGGCGGCCCCCGCATCGCGCAGGACATCGCCGATCGCGCGAATCACCTCACCCAGATCGGCGGGATCGCGTACCAGCGGCCCGCGCGCGGAACTTGCCAGCCAGTAAGGGCCCGCCAGCTTGGAGCGGCGCACAACCGCGCTGCCGATGATGGCATCGTCGCGGCGGCAGATTACTGCCAGATAATGATGGCGCGGATGCGCGGGCACCGCTGCCAGCCAGCCGGGCGTCTGCTGATAGGACCAGAACGGGCAGCTATCCACGAAGGCGGCGAACGACTGGCGCGTCCCCCCATCAAACTCATCGATGATTTCAGCAACGGTCACCCGTTACTCCTTCGGTTGCTACGCACATATAGGGCATGCTTTTGATAAGGCAGCGGGACACCCTCATCCAAGCGCGTTCACCTTAAAATCAGGCGCTTGTCCCCGTTTGAGGCGCTTTACTACCGAAACTTTGACAATTCGGTAGGGAAAGGTGCTTAGGATCATTTAAATTCCGTCCTCGGAGAAGCATGCCTTGTCCACAACGCTCCAACAGTCGCCCGAGCTGGCCGCGTCGCGTGCGCCGGACTGGTGGATGGATGCGTGGCGCATGGCCTATTGCGATGAGGCGAAGGCGCGGGCTCCTGTAGCCGGCCTACCGCTCCACGGCGCCAAGGGCGCGGCCCGTCTGCAAACACAGACGAACCTGCAATCAAGCTATCTGGATGTGGAACCCGGCGTCAGCGATGCCGATGCGCTGGCGCAGGCGCTCTTCGCCGATCCGGCAACGGCGATGGTTTCGCTCGATTATCTGTCGGAGCATTCGCGTGCGCTTGCCTTGTTGCGGAAGGTGAAGGATTTTCACCGGCTGGAGCGACGCCATGCCTCGCGCGCGCTGACCGATACGTCGCGGCCCTATGAGGAATGGCTCGCGGGCCGCCCCACCAAACGCCGCAAGCGGCTCCGCGCGCTCGATCGCGGCATGCCCGGTGCGATTGCCGCAAGCTTCACCGTCCACGCCCGTGCGGACGACGCGCTGCTCGAAGCGATTTTCGCACTGGAGGCGAAGGGCTGGAAGGGCCGCGGCGGCACGGCCATCAGCCAGAACCGCGCCGATCTTGTGTTCTACACCGAACTCGCGCGCGCCGCGGAGCGAGAGGGCGCGTTGCGCATCATCACGATTCATGACGGTGCGCAGCTTGTCGCCTTCGAATATGATGTCCTGCTTCAGGGCCGTCTCCTCAGCGCCAAGGTGGGATATGATGAGGAATATGCCGCATTGCAGCCGGGCAGTTGGCTGGCGCTACGGACGATATGCTGGGCGTGCGCGGAACCGGATATCCGGCTGATCGATATGCTCGGCAACAGCGCGCATATCAGCGAGAACAAGGCGCGCTTCGGGGATTTGCGGGAAGATCTTTGGCGGGTTCGCCTGTACCGTCCCGGTCCGCGCGGAACGTTGCTCTATGCCTGCCACACCGCGCGGCAGCGACTGAGCGGACTGAAAGCACGGCTGAGGCGGGCACGGTGACGCGCAAGCAGGAACGAAAGCGGCGCTTCGGTGCCGGAATCCTCGCGCTGCTGGCCGCGCTCGGCTGTCTGTGGGCGGCGAGCGCGGGCGGCGCTGCGCTGTGGTGGCTGGCCGGAGTGGCCGCAGCGCTGATCCTGATGCATAAGGCGATGATCGGGCCGCCGGGCGTTGCCGTGCTCACCTATCATTCGGTCAGCCCAGATCCGGGCTGGCTCCCCTGGTCGCAGGAAACCGCCGTTTCGCCCGAAACCTTCGCCGCGCATTGCAGCATGATCGGTGCGCCGGGGCTTCTGGCGATCACGACCGATGAGCTGGTGCGCATGCGCGCCGCTGGAGAACAACCGCGCGGCGACGAGATCGTGCTGCATTTCGACGACGGCTATCTCGACAATTGGCTCTACGCCGCGCCGATCCTGGAGCGCCACGGCATTCCTGCTAGCTTCTTCGTTTCGCTCGATTTCGTCGAGCCGGGCGCGCTCATCCGCACCGCCCCTGATGCGCGCGACGTCTCCGGCTATATGAACTGGGCCGAGATCGCGGCGATGCAAAAGGTCCGCGGGCTGGAGATCGAGCCGCACGGTGTGGACCATGCCCGCATTCCGGTGAGCGAGCGCGCCATCGACCGGCTGACCGAGGCGAACTGGCGCAAACATGCCTGGCTGCAATGGCACGGCACGAACGGCCCCAAACATGACTGGTATCGCAGCGACGCCCCGCCCGCCGTGCCGATCGGATCGCCTGTCCCTGAATCGGGCCTCGCGCTGGCTGTGCGCGGCTGGGTGAACGGACGGCGCGAGGACGTATCCGAACTGGAAGAGCGCCTGCGCGAACAGCTGACGCTATGCCAGACGGTGTTCGCGCAGCGGCTAGGCAAGATGCCGCGCATCTTCTGTTGGCCGGAAAACAAGGTCGGGGCCGAGGGCCGCCGCATCGCACGCGAGCTTGGTTTCGCGGCCACCACCGGGGGCAAGGGCCGCAACCGCGCGGATGAGCCGGCGGACGTCATCTCCCGCCTGCACATGGGAGACCGCGCGCTGGGATTCCGCTGGCTGGCCGCCGAGCGGCTGCATTTCCGCGCCGCGGTGCGCCTCGCCCAAGGCAATCATTATTATTACGCGCTCATCGCGCCGATGAACCTGTGCCGCAAGCTGGTCTTCGCCTGGCGCAGGCGTTTCGGCAAACCATTCGCGTGATCGAGGGTTTGGCCTGGACGCTGATTGCGCTGATTGCGATCACCTTTGCGGGCTATCCGCTCGCGGTGCTGGCGCTTTCCCGCTTCGCTCCGGCAAGGCCTTGGCACCATGCCGGCACTGCCCCGGCCCATGTACCCGATATCGCAGTCCTGATCTGCGCCTATAATGAGGCCGCACATCTGGGCGCGAAGCTGGAAAGCGTGCTCGCCGAAACCGCGCGCTGGCCCCGCAAAGCGGCGATCTGGGTGGCCGACGACGGATCGAGCGATGCTACCGCCGCCATTGCCGAAGGGTTCGGCGTGCATGTGCTGCGCCTGCCGCGCGGCGGAAAGGCGGCGGCGCTGAACGCGCTCAGCGCGCGCGTGGAGGGCGACATCCTGGTGCTGAGCGATGCCGATCCGCTGCTCGCACCCGGCAGCCTTAACGCCTTGATCGCGCCGTTCGACGATCCGCGCGTCGGTGCGGTCGCGGGCGAGGTCGAAAGCGCGAAAGGCGCCGGCGGCGGGCGGTTCGACCGGCTCTACCGCGCCTATGAAAGCGGCCTGCGCGAAGCCGAGGACCGGTTGTTCGGCTGCGTTTCCGCCGATGGCGGCCTGCTCGCCATCCGCCGCGAGCTTATGCCGCATGTCCCGCCCGACGGCACCGACGATTTCCACATTAGCACCGCCGCCGTTGCCGCGGGCAAGCGCATCGCCTTTGCACGTCATGCTGTGGCGATCGAGCAGCCGATTGCGGGCGGCAGGAAAACCATGCGGCGGCGCGTTCGCATTACCGTGCGCGGCCTCACCGCGCTCTGGCGGCGGCGCGGGCTGATGAACCCCGCGCGCACCGGCGGCTATGCGCTCGGCCTGTTCTTCCACAAATTCGCCCGCCGCTTCGCGCCCGTGCTCGTCCTGCCGCTGGCTTTGTGCGCCTTCGCGCTCGCGCTCACGGGCAGCGCGTTCTGGACGCTCGCCAGCCTCGCCATCCTAGCCGCCGCAGCGCTCGGCTTCATCGGCTGGTTCGCCGAACGTCGCCTGCCGAAAATCTTGCGCGTGCCCTATTTGCTCGGCCTGCATCTGACCGGACTGATCGCGGGCGTGGCGCTGTTCTGCTGGGGCACGCGTTATGCGCAATGGACCCCGCAAAAGAGCCTCTCATGATCCTAAGAGCCGCCCTCCCTCTGCTCGCTTGCGCCATAGCCGGCTGTTCCTCGCCCGAGCCTGATATGTCCGGCTGGACCGCTGAGGCCGCCGAACGCCCGCGCCCGCTCGCTCTCTCCGATAATTTCGATGAAGGCCTGTGCACCGGCGATTGCCCCGGCGCGATATGGTATTTCCGGCAGGAGGTGGAGGGGCACCTGTCTGTGGTGCCCGATCCGCGCGCGCGCGGCGGCGTGCTGCTGGCAGAGGCAGGGCCGCGCACGGGCCGCGTCCCGAAGGCGGCGCTGGTGGCGCGCTTCCCGCGGATCGGCGACGGCCAGAAACTCGCGATCGCATTCGATGTCATGATCCCGCGCGGCAGACCGCTGAATTCGGTTCATCTGCTCGATCTGGAATGCGCGGACTGCGGCATGCGTGGCAATCCCGGCATTCGCCTTTATCTGCGCCGCGGGCGACTGCGGATCGACCGCGCCAAGATCGGCATTGAACATGCCTGGACCGATGACGCCGCACCGCAATTGGAGCAGGGCCGCTGGCACCGGATCGAAGCGGTGGTCGACCTGGCACCCGATGATCGCGGCGGCGCGCGGGTGCTGTTGGATGGGCGGCCGGTGCTGGAGGCAAGCGGACGCACGCTGCTGCCGCGCCGCGATGCGGGGATCGACCGCATCCAGCTCGGCATCACGGCGACGAGCAACGACGTGCCTGCAGCAGCCCTTTTCGACAATTTCAGCGCGCGGACGCTGCGTTAGAGCCGCGCGTTTCCCCCGCCGATATGCGCTTCAGTGCGCGCCGTCTCCGCGCCGCACCGCGCCGACTGTGCGGAACATCAGACGCGTATCGTTGGCGAAGGACATGGAGCGGATATAGTCCACATCCAGCTCGGTCCGCTCGTCGAAATCCACATTCGCACGGCCCGAAACCTGCCACAGCCCGGTGATGCCGGGGCGCGCGGCCAGGCGCGGCAGATGGTGCATCTTGTAGGTACCGACATCGAAGGAGGTCGGCCGCGGACCGACCAGCGCCATCTCCCCGCGCAGTACGTTGATCAGGTTCGGCAGTTCATCGATGCTGGTCTTGCGCAGAAACTTGCCGACGCGGGTGATGCGCGGATCTTCGATAAGTTTGAAATCGGGCGAGTCGGCTGCATGATGATTTTGGGCGCGAAGCGATGCCTTCAGCGCCTCCGCTTCAGGCACCATGGTGCGAAACTTCACCAGCCGAAACGGGCGGCCGAGATAGCCCGTGCGGTTCTGGCGGAAGAAGATGGGGCCCTTGCCGTCCAGCCGGATCGCAATCGCCGCAGCCAGGAAGACCGGAGCCAGAAGCACCAGCAGCATAGCAGCCACAAATCGCTCGACCATCGGCTTCACACGGCGCGCATAGAAAGCCTGCCGATATTCCAGAGGCAGCGGAACGCCGCGCATGTCGCATTCGAAGCGCACGCGGCGTTGCCAATCCTGCCGGCGCTCCGCCTGGGGCCGAGCCGTCGTAACCGCCGGTTTGCCGGCAGCTACGCTCTCCAGTTCTTGAATTTCCAGGCCGATTCCGTGACCAAATCTGTGCATGACACTGCCCCGCTTCTGACTGGAGCGACTACGCTGCCGACCCTCGTCGCGGCTTCACATATGATTAAAAATGTCTTTAGAGAAGGGCGCGGCGGAGACCGCTTTTGCCCTGCCCCGTAATGCGACAACCGCGCGCCCCCACGTTAACATCCCCTGTTGACAGCTTTTGCCCGCCAGACAGTTGCCGCTCGCATATTACTATTGCCAAGGGGCGGCGAAGCGATAGATATTTGCGCTCTGCTGTCTGGGGGGACAGCATTGGGGGGAAATCGAAAAAGATGATGTTCATACGTCGCATAGCCTTGGCGATCTGTCTTGCGCTGTCGCTCAGCGTGCCCGCCATGGCGCAGGAGCGCTCGGCAACCAGGCAAGGGTTCGAACTGGCGCCCGGCGAGGGCAAGAAGATCCTCGTCTTCCGCCCCGCCGTCAGCGTTGGCGGCCAATCCACCGCCGGAATGTTCGAACCCAATGGCGAATGGACCGAAGCCGCGCGGCGTAACATCGAAGCATCGCTCGCGCGGCTCCAGGCGCAGCTCGGCAATCAGGTGATCGCGGCGCCCGAAGCCTATGGCGAGGATGCGCAGAACCTGCAGGAACATTTGGCGCTGTTTGCCGCGGTGTCTCAGGCGGTGATCGAATATCAGTTCTTCGTCGGCAACCGCCTGCCCACGAAGAAGAAAGACAACAAAGAGGACGTGTTCGACTGGTCGCTCGGCAGCGGCGTGGCCGACCTTCCCGGCGCGAAGGATGCCGATTACGGCCTCTTCATCTGGAACCGCGATGCCTATGGCTCCACAGGGCGCAAGGTGCTGCAGGTGCTGGCGCTGCTCGGCCCCGGCGTCGCCGTGAAATCGGGCGAGCATCGGGGCTATGCCGGCCTGGTCGATCTGAAGACCGGCGATCTTCTCTGGCTGAACGCCGACGGCGCGATGGGCGGCGATGTGCGAAAGGAAGACGGCTCCGATAAGCGCGTGCGCCAGCTGCTGGAGGATTTTCCGGGCAGCAGCATCGCTGCCGAGGAACCGGCCGCGTGATGCGCCCATGGCTTGGTGGCGTGCTGGGCGCGCTTGCCATCGCCCAGCCGCTATCCGCTGAGGAGAGCCCCCTGCCGCCGCCCTATGAGGGCGTCTACCAGCCGCAAGGGGTGGATGAGATCGGTTTCTGGCGGGAGGATGACGAAAGCGAGCGTGCCCTTGCCGCCTCCCCGCTCGTTATTCGCGATGCGGCGCTCAACAGCTATGTCAAAGGCGTGCTGTGCGACACGGTCGGCCCGGATCGGTGCAACGCCGTGCGCGTCTATATCTTGCGCGAGCCGACCTTCAACGCCAGCATGTCGCCCAACGGCACCATGCGCGTGTTCAGCGGCCTGTTCCTGCGGGTGCGCAGCGAAGCGGAGCTGGGCGCGGTGCTGGGGCATGAGTTCGGCCATTTCGAACGGCGCCACTCGCTCGCAGGGTTCCGCCGGGCACGCAGCGGGACGGATCTTCTCGCCTGGACGTCGCTGCTCGTCAGCATGGCCCCCAGCTATGGCGCGGCGAGCAGCCAGCGGAGCCTGGAGATGGCGGTCTACGGCCAAATCTTTCGCCACGGCCGCGATCAGGAGCGCGAGGCGGACCGGCTGGGCGTGAGCTATCTGAATCAGGGACGGCTCAGACCGCAGGCCGCCTCAGAGGTTTGGAAGACCGTCATGACCGAAGCTGAATCCTCGGCGCGGTCGCGCGGCCTCAAAAAACCGAATTTCAAGGCCATTGCCTTTTTCGCCTCGCACCCGCCCGAAGCGGAGCGCGCCGACAATCTCGCGGCGCTGGCGGTGCCCGACGGCGCCGCGCGGGACGACGGCGCGTTGCGCTACCGCGAAGCGCTGGCACCCTTCATGCCGCAATTCCTGGACGATCAGATCAAGCTGAACGATTTCGGTGCCAGCGATTTCCTGATCGAGAACATGGCCGAAAGCGGCGGCTGGTCCGCTCCGCTCTGGTTTTCCCGCGGCGAACTGTATCGCCTGCGCGGCGCGCAGCGCGATTTCGTAAACGCCGCAGATTTCTACGCCCGGGCCATCGCGCTCGATCCTTCCCTGGCGGAGGCGCATCGCGGCCTCGGCCTTGCCCTGTTCAAAACCGGGCGGCGCGAGGAAGGCATGACGGCGCTGAAAGAGTATCTCAACCTGAAGCCCGACGCCTCCGACGCGAAGATGATCGCGCTCATGCTGCCCCAGGACACCGGATCATGACCCCTTCCCTGCCCGCCAAATGGACCCTCGCAGCCACCGCGCTGCTGCTCGCCGCCGCGCCCCTTTCGGCGCACAAGCTGCGCGAAAAGGGCGCGAGCGTGACCGTAGCCAATTCGGCGATGACGGTGACGCCCGCGCGCGACTGGAACAGGCTGAGCGGATCGCCGGGCAAATTTGCTGAAAGCTGGACGCTGAATGGCGAGCAGCTGGACGACCTTACCTTCTACGGCGGCATCAAACCGGGCCAGCCTCTGGTGAAAGAGCGCAGCAAGAAGCGCGATCCCCTACCCAAGTTTAAGAAAAGCACACTCCTTATCGAAGTGCCCGAGCTGCTCGAAGGGACCTATCGGACGTACAAGACGCTTGGCACCTTTCAGTTGCTCTCGGCCGAGCCGGCCCCGTTCCTGCGGAAAGACGGCGTGCGGTGCACCTATGAATATACCGATGATGACGGGCTCACCCGCAAGGGAGAAGCACGAGCCGCGATCGTGGACGGCCAGCTTTATATGGCCACCTTCGATGCGCCGCGTCTGCATTATTTCGATCGCTCGATCGAAGACGCCCGCGCCATCATGGACAGCGCTAAGCTTTAAGCTACGGTAATTTCGGTAGGATTATCGGCTGGAGCAATCCCCCGGATCGCTCACGATTGCCGAAATGGTGGGCGCGGCAAGGATTGAACTTGCGACCCCACCCGTGTGAAGGGTGTGCTCTACCACTGAGCTACGCGCCCGGATCGGCGATCCGAAGGGCGCGCCAATGCCAGAGAGCGCGCGGGATTGCAAGCGCGTGGTTGAAGCGCCGCTCAGGAAAGCGGTGCGCCGTCGGCGACCTTGGGGTCCATCGCCTCGATGCCGGCGCGCTGCCAATCCGGCAGATCGAGCGCTTCCATATCCTCGACGCGGCGATGCTCCACCGAGTAACCGAGTTCCGGATAGGCGATGCGCTGGCGCTTCTCGTCCGCCTGATCCAGCGGCACCACGGCCAGTCGTCGGTTGACCTTCTGCCGCCAATTCATGCGCGCGGTGTTTTCCTGCCCGACATAGCAGCCCTTGTCGAAGGCGACGCCGTTCAGTTCGATCGCGTTGCATTCGAGCCATAAGGTGGCTTCCTGGCCCAACTCTGCCTCGCCCTCCGTTACGCCACACGCCAGCCGGTGGGCGCGGAAACCGGCGGAGACGTCCGCATCGTCATCGGCGATCGGCGCGATCCAGCGGCGGCCGAGTTCGGGAAGGCGCGGATCGGGGCTGCCTTCGCCGCCATCGGCGCTCCAGAATACGCCCCGGTCCTCGTCCCGTTCGAACGCGATCTTGCGCCGGAGGCGGTAGATCGAGAGGCGGCGGATCAGGCCGTCTGCATGGGCTGCCTCACAATCGATCAGCACATCGTCGCCGTCCGCCCAGAGCAGGAAATCGAACAGCACCTTGCCCTGCGCGGTGAGCAATGCTGCCCATATCGGGCCGTCTGCGGCATCGGGCTCCAGCCGCCGCGTGTCGTTGGTGACGAGCCCCTGCAGGAAGCCGCGTACATCCTCCTGTCCGTCGGTGGCGGAAACGCGGATGAGCAAGCGGTCGAAAAGTCTTGGGGAAGCCATGGGCCTTAGGTAGGCACGCTCGACCTTGAAACAAACCCGTGAGTGCCGAGCTTGTCGAAGCACGGCTCTCCGGCGAGAAACGTCCTTCGATAGGCGTAAGGCTTACGGAACCAGAATGGCTGATAGCAAAAATTTCCTCACCATCCGCCGCCCGGACGACTGGCACCTGCATCTGCGCGACGGGGACATGCTGCAGGCGGTGGTGCCTTACACCGCGCGCCAGTTCGGCCGCGCGATCGTGATGCCGAACCTCTCACCGCCCATCACCAGCGTGGCCGCGGCGGAGAGCTATCGCAACCGCATCCGCCTGGCGCTGCCCGAGGGTGCCGATTTCGAGCCGTTGATGACCGCCTATCTGACCGACGAGATCGCGCCGGACGAGATCGAGCGCGGGCACGCGAAAGGCGTGTTCACCGCGGCCAAGCTGTATCCGGCCGGCGCCACCACCAACAGCGCGGCAGGCGTCACCGATATCGCGAACATCCGCCCCGTGCTGGAGCGGATGGAGCGCATCGGCATGGTGCTGTGCATCCATGGCGAGGTAACCGATGGCGATGTCGATATCTTCGACCGCGAGGCGGTGTTTATCGATCGGATATTGGCGCCGCTGACGCGCGATTTTCCGGCGCTGAAGATCGTGCTGGAACATATCACCAGCGCGGACGCCGTGCAGTTCGTGGAAAGCGCGGGCGATAGGGTGGCGGCGACGATCACGCCGCATCACTGCATCATCAACCGCAACGCCCTGTTCAAGGGCGGCATAAACCCGCACGCTTATTGCCTGCCGGTGGCCAAGCGCGAGCGGCACCGGGCAGCGGTGCGCGCGGCGGCCACCTCCGGATCGGCGAAATTCTTCCTTGGCACCGACAGCGCGCCGCATGCCCGCCATGCGAAGGAAAGCGCCTGCGGCTGCGCAGGAATTTTCAACGCGCCTTATGCACTGGAAAGCTATGCGCGCGTGTTCGATGAGGATGGCGCGCTGGACAAGCTGGAAGCGTTCGCCAGCGAAAACGGCCCCCGCTTCTACGGACTGCCGCTGAACGAGGGCACGGTGACGCTTCGCCGCGAGGCACAGAGCGTGCCGGATCAGCTGGAGGGCGAGCTGGTGCCGTTCCTGGCGGGCGAAACGCTGGAGTGGCGGCTGGACTGAACCGGCTGGCTCAGATCGCCAGCCCTAGATCGCTAACCCGCGCCGCGCCCGGCGAAAGCTGTCGACCGAGAAGATGACGAGCGCCGCCCAGATCAGCGCGAAGCAGGCAAGGCGCGGTGTGGTGAGCGGCTCGTCATAGAGGAACACGCCGAGCGCGAACTGGATGGTCGGCCCGATATAGCTGATGAAGCCCAAAGTGGTGAGCCGCATGCGCCGCGCCGCGCCCGCGAACAGCAACAACGGAAAGGCGGTGACCGCGCCGCCCGCGATGAGGAACAGATCGGTCCGCAGCGAGCTCCCGAAACCGCCCGCCCCGCCATAGAGCCAGAACCAGACCACCGCGCCCAGCGCCACCGGAGACAGGATCACCGTTTCCGCCGCAAGGCCCGGCATCGATCCGACCGGCGCGAGCTTGCGCACCAGGCCGTAGCTGCCGAAGCTGACTGCCAGCGCCAGGCTGACCCACAGGGTCTCCAGCGCGCCGGCAGCCAGAATGGCCACGCCAATGAAGGCCAGAACGACCGAGACCGCAGTGGCCTTCGTCATCCCCTCCTTCAGGAAGAAATAGCCGAGCAGGACATTGAGCAACGGTGTGAGATAATAGCCGAGGCTCGCCGCCAGAATGTGATCGGAGAAGACGGCAAAGACGTAGATCAGCCAGTTGGCCGCGATCAGCGAGCTGGACAGCAGCATCAGCCAGCGCGTCTTGGGCGTCTTCAGCACGCCCCAGAAGACGGCAAGCTGCTTGCGGAAGGCAAGGATCGCCAGCAGCAGCGGCACCGACCAGATGACGCGGTGCGCCACCACCTCCACCGCGGGCACCGTGGTCA is part of the Novosphingopyxis iocasae genome and encodes:
- a CDS encoding sugar transferase, producing the protein MHRFGHGIGLEIQELESVAAGKPAVTTARPQAERRQDWQRRVRFECDMRGVPLPLEYRQAFYARRVKPMVERFVAAMLLVLLAPVFLAAAIAIRLDGKGPIFFRQNRTGYLGRPFRLVKFRTMVPEAEALKASLRAQNHHAADSPDFKLIEDPRITRVGKFLRKTSIDELPNLINVLRGEMALVGPRPTSFDVGTYKMHHLPRLAARPGITGLWQVSGRANVDFDERTELDVDYIRSMSFANDTRLMFRTVGAVRRGDGAH
- a CDS encoding YgfZ/GcvT domain-containing protein, which encodes MASPRLFDRLLIRVSATDGQEDVRGFLQGLVTNDTRRLEPDAADGPIWAALLTAQGKVLFDFLLWADGDDVLIDCEAAHADGLIRRLSIYRLRRKIAFERDEDRGVFWSADGGEGSPDPRLPELGRRWIAPIADDDADVSAGFRAHRLACGVTEGEAELGQEATLWLECNAIELNGVAFDKGCYVGQENTARMNWRQKVNRRLAVVPLDQADEKRQRIAYPELGYSVEHRRVEDMEALDLPDWQRAGIEAMDPKVADGAPLS
- a CDS encoding M48 family metallopeptidase; this translates as MRPWLGGVLGALAIAQPLSAEESPLPPPYEGVYQPQGVDEIGFWREDDESERALAASPLVIRDAALNSYVKGVLCDTVGPDRCNAVRVYILREPTFNASMSPNGTMRVFSGLFLRVRSEAELGAVLGHEFGHFERRHSLAGFRRARSGTDLLAWTSLLVSMAPSYGAASSQRSLEMAVYGQIFRHGRDQEREADRLGVSYLNQGRLRPQAASEVWKTVMTEAESSARSRGLKKPNFKAIAFFASHPPEAERADNLAALAVPDGAARDDGALRYREALAPFMPQFLDDQIKLNDFGASDFLIENMAESGGWSAPLWFSRGELYRLRGAQRDFVNAADFYARAIALDPSLAEAHRGLGLALFKTGRREEGMTALKEYLNLKPDASDAKMIALMLPQDTGS
- a CDS encoding glycosyltransferase, with translation MIEGLAWTLIALIAITFAGYPLAVLALSRFAPARPWHHAGTAPAHVPDIAVLICAYNEAAHLGAKLESVLAETARWPRKAAIWVADDGSSDATAAIAEGFGVHVLRLPRGGKAAALNALSARVEGDILVLSDADPLLAPGSLNALIAPFDDPRVGAVAGEVESAKGAGGGRFDRLYRAYESGLREAEDRLFGCVSADGGLLAIRRELMPHVPPDGTDDFHISTAAVAAGKRIAFARHAVAIEQPIAGGRKTMRRRVRITVRGLTALWRRRGLMNPARTGGYALGLFFHKFARRFAPVLVLPLALCAFALALTGSAFWTLASLAILAAAALGFIGWFAERRLPKILRVPYLLGLHLTGLIAGVALFCWGTRYAQWTPQKSLS
- the rarD gene encoding EamA family transporter RarD, which translates into the protein MSDDPPAAPVEAARADVPPTEQGNGLIQGLGAYVIWGFMPVFFKQLTTVPAVEVVAHRVIWSVPLLLAILAFRKQLAVFWGVLKTPKTRWLMLLSSSLIAANWLIYVFAVFSDHILAASLGYYLTPLLNVLLGYFFLKEGMTKATAVSVVLAFIGVAILAAGALETLWVSLALAVSFGSYGLVRKLAPVGSMPGLAAETVILSPVALGAVVWFWLYGGAGGFGSSLRTDLFLIAGGAVTAFPLLLFAGAARRMRLTTLGFISYIGPTIQFALGVFLYDEPLTTPRLACFALIWAALVIFSVDSFRRARRGLAI
- the pyrC gene encoding dihydroorotase, with product MADSKNFLTIRRPDDWHLHLRDGDMLQAVVPYTARQFGRAIVMPNLSPPITSVAAAESYRNRIRLALPEGADFEPLMTAYLTDEIAPDEIERGHAKGVFTAAKLYPAGATTNSAAGVTDIANIRPVLERMERIGMVLCIHGEVTDGDVDIFDREAVFIDRILAPLTRDFPALKIVLEHITSADAVQFVESAGDRVAATITPHHCIINRNALFKGGINPHAYCLPVAKRERHRAAVRAAATSGSAKFFLGTDSAPHARHAKESACGCAGIFNAPYALESYARVFDEDGALDKLEAFASENGPRFYGLPLNEGTVTLRREAQSVPDQLEGELVPFLAGETLEWRLD